Below is a window of Diaminobutyricibacter sp. McL0608 DNA.
ACCCTCCCGATCATCGTCCTGATCATCCCGATGCTGCTCGAGATGAAGGAACTGGGCTGGATCAACACGTACCAGGCGCTGATCCTCCCAGGCTCGATCGACGCGTTCGCCATCTTCTGGATGCGTCAGGTGATCTCGTCGGTACCGGACGAGCTGCTCGACGCAGCGCGCGTCGACGGATGCGGGGAGTTCGGAATATATTGGCGCGTCGTCCTGCCGGTCATCCGACCCGGGATCGCCGGCCTCGCCGTCCTCACCGTCATGAACGTCTACAACGACTTCGTGTGGCCGGTCGTCGCCACGACCGCGACGAACAGGCAGACCCTGCAGGTCGTCCTTTCCACGCTCGCGCAGAACATCACCGGGAACAAGATCGGGGCGGACTACGCCCACGTGACCGGGGAACTCCTGGCGGCGAGCTCTATTGCGCTCGTGCCTCTCCTCATCATCTTCATCGTGCTCCAAAAACACTTCATCAGTGGGCTCCTCGCGGGGAGCGTCAAAGGATGAGCACCGCAATCGACCTGAAAGGCACACCCCTCATGGCTTCACCGCTCCCGAAACCGGAGTATCCGCGTCCCGACTTCGACCGTTCGTCACGCTGGCTCTCGCTCAACGGGTCTTGGGAATTCGAAGCCGGCGACCGGCGCACCACGATCTCGGTGCCGTTCGCTTGGGAGACCGAGGCGTCAGGAGTCGCACTGACATGGCTCGAAAACGCACGCTACAGTCGCGAGATCACGATCCCGGCCGAATGGGATGGCTCCCGGGTCTTCCTCTGCTTCGGCGCCGTGCACCACCGCGCGACCGTTGCGATCGATGGGATCGTCGTGGGCATCCACGAGGGCGGCTATACGTCGTTCGAGTTCGACCTGAGCACTCACCTGACCGCAGGCTCCACCGGAATCCTCACGGTCGACGTGGAAGCGCCGTCGGACAAGCGCTGCATTCCCCACGGAAAACAGCGGTCGTTCCCTCGCGACGACTACGACGGCGTCTCGTTCACGCCCAGCTCGGGAATCTGGCAGAGCGTCTGGCTCGAACCGCGCGGCCGGACCTACGCTTCGTCCGTCGTGGTGCGCGGGGACTCACTCGACGGGTTCGAGGTCACGGTGCGCGTCGACGGAGACGCACCCGACGGTGCGGAAGTCACGGTCGCTGTCGTCTCCGGTCATGAGCACATGCAACTCGTGGCCGACAGCCACGGAAACGCCCGTGGCTTCCTCCGGATCGCACATCCGCAGCTCTGGTCACCCGACGATCCGTACCTCTATTTGCTTCGCGTCGACGTCGCCGGGCAGGACTCCGTGACCGTGACCTCCGGGCTCCGGAGTTTCGAGACCCGTGGCGAAGAGCTGTACCTCAATGGCGAGCGCTTCTACATGCGAGGCGTGCTCGACCAGGGCTACTGGCCGGCCACCGGCATCACCGCACCGGATGACACCGCCCTGGTCACCGACATCCGGTTGGCCCACGAAGCCGGGTTCAACCTCATCCGGAAGCACCTCAAGTTCGAAGAACCGCGTTGGCTCCACTGGGCGGACCGGATGGGAATGCTGGTGTGGGCGGAGCCCGCAAGCACCAGCCGGTTCAGCCCTGAAGCCGCCCGCAATTTCGAGGCGCAGATCGATGACATGGTGTGTCGCGACGGCAACCATCCGTCCATCGTCATCTGGGGCCTGTACAACGAAGAGTGGGGCCTCGACTGGGATATCCCCGGAGACGCGGCCCGCACTGCTGCGGTCGTGAGCGCATACGAGCGACTCGCCTGCCTGGATTCTTCGCGGCCGATCGTGGACAACTCGGGTTGGGCGCACGTGAAGACGGATCTGGCCGACTGGCACTACTACGACGAGCATCCGGCGTCCTGGGCGAAGAACGTCGCCGGAATCGCATCAGGCGAACGCGAGAGCTTCCCTGTCCCGCTCGGGCCCGGCTTCGTCGTCGACAAGAGCATCTACGCTGACGATTCCGTGCCCCGGTCTGGCATTCCCCTCGTCAACAGCGAATACGGCGGCGGTTTCACCAGCATCGAGCGGGCGTGGCACGTGCGATGGCAGACCCAGGAACTGCGTCGCCACGACAGGATCGCGGGCTACGTGTACACGGAACTGGCCGACGTCGAACACGAATCGGCCGGACTCTTCACGGCAAGCCGCGAGCGAAAAGACCTCGGCGGGATGAACGCGGCCGATCACAACGCGGACACCGTGATCGTCCTCGACCTCGTCCCTGTACAAGCCGGGACGGACATCGAACCGCCGCAGACGACGACGGAATTCGTCGTGCGCGTGTCCCATCACGGGAGAGAAACACTCAGTGGCCGGATCTTCGGCGCCTGGACACTCGCGGGGCAGCCCGTCGAATGCGTCACCGATCCGCAGACGTGCAGCGATGTGTTCGCTGTCGAACCTTTCGTGGTCAGCGAGCCGACGACGATCATGGTGCCGCCGCCACCGTCCGACCGTCATCGTCGTCTCGCACTGTGGTTCTCGGGGCCGGATGATGATGTGCGGGCACGAACGTTCGTGGATGCGGGGCCGCTCGAGGTCACTGCCCGCTGACGGACTGGCAGCTGACGGGACTGGCGGCACGCTGTTCTGCGTCGACTCGCAAGAGCTACACACCCGGGGCTGCTTCGGTGGCGTTGCTCCGTTTTCGTCTCGGGTTGTCTCACGGGCGCCCTCCGAGGCGAATGGGAAGATGCTCGCGTTGGCTCCGACGTCGGCACACCAGCCATCGGCGCCACGACGATCGGTGCATCCGAGAGGTTCAGGTTCTCCATCAATCCGACATCGCCAGAACGGGCACCCCTGAGCGACCTCTAATACGGCCTCCATCCACCGAGTCTCGATCGCGTAAATGGTCTCTCCCGGTGCGCACCCGTTGCACTTCCAAGTGCTGGCGTGGGTGGTCAGTGACTGGGTGCCGAGTCGCTGGCTGGAACGTGCTCCAGCCCTAAGCCGGCGTCCCCATACGTGCTTTTCACTTCAGCGATGACTACCCGGTGCGGCCCGATCCACCGCTCGTGCTGCCGCTTGGCTTCACGGTGAGTGTCCATTCCGATCAGCTGGTGCAGCGATTCGAGGCTCTCCCAGTAGTAGACCTCTGAATAGAGACCGTTCTCGTCGTTGCTCCACGCCTCCTCGCCGAGGAATCCGGGGATTGTCCGAGCGCGCTCAGCGATTTCGCTATTGAGGCGATGAAACTCGTCGTCGTAGGGTTTCGCCTGGAAGCTGAACGTTGAGGTGTACACACCGACTCCTTCTGTGTTGGCCCGATGCTAGCAACAATGCCCTATGACATAAAGGTTTGATTGGCATTGTCGGCTGCCGACGATACTCCGACGCGAGGGCGTGCTTTTATCCGGAGCACCCTCGCCACAAAGCTGCCCCTGCTTGGTATGTCCTAGGACATATGGCATTCTGGGGCGATGGCTGTGTTCGAAGGGATCACGGGATCCGCTGCATCGGAGATCGCGGAATCGATCCGCGCTCAGGTGGATCGGGGCGATTTGGGTCCGGGCGTTGCGCTCCCGTCGATCCGTGATCTCGCCGAGCACTTGGCGGTGAACCGTAACACGGTTGCGGCCGCGTATGCACAGCTTGCGGGAGCTGGACTGGTCGAGTCGCGACGGCGCGGTGGAACGGTCGTGCTCGGCGTGCCCTTGTTGGAGGCGGAGGGGGTGTCCTCTGACGCCGCCACGACCAACCTGGCAAGCGGGAATCCTGACAGGCTTCTCCTTCCCAGCCTCGGCCGGTTTCTCGGGGGCGGATATGTTCCTCCCCTCTACGGTTCGTCTCCGGTCTCGGAGAATCTGGGTGCGTGGGTCGAACGGCACATGGTTCCGGACGTCGAAGGGGAGTGCGATCTGGTCGTCACGCATGGAGCTGTCGACGCGGTGGAACGACTTCTGGGCGCCTATCTGACCAGGGGGGACCTCGTTGCGGTGGAGGACCCCTGCTTTCTCTCGAGTATCGGAACGCTGCGTCTCAACGGCTTCCGGACTGCCGCCGTCCTCGTCGATGCCGAAGGGATGGTTCCGGGCGCACTGGAAGCGGCATTGCGTGCCGGGGCGCGCGCCGTCATCTGTACCCCGCGTGCACAGAATCCCACCGGCGCCAGCATCACGGCTGGACGATCACATAGCCTCTCCGCGATCCTCGAAGCATTTCCCGATGTTCTCGTGATCGAAGACGACCACTTCTCCGCGATCTCCGATGCCCCATACCGCCGCATCACCCCCGCGTCGTCAAGGCGTTGGGCGCTCGTCCGTTCCGTATCGAAGTTCCTCGGCCCCGACCTGCGGGTCGCCCTGGTGCTGTCCGATCCGGAGACATCACGTCGGCTCGGAGCGCGTTTGAGCTCCGCCACGACGTGGGTCAGCCACATTCTGCAGAACGCCGTCGCGACGATGCTCGCTGACCAGGGGACCATTCAGCTGCTCGGTAAGGCCAGAGCTACGTACTCGAGACGAAGCAGCCGGCTTATCTCCGAGCTGCGCCGCCACGGTATCGAGGTGGCAGGCCCGGCCGACGGGCTCAACGTGTGGATTCCCCTCGGGGGCCGCGAGCCCCGTGTCGTCGATGCGTTGCGTGCGCGCGGCTGGGCGGTACGCGCCGGGTCCGCTTTCTCCGTATCCGACCATCCCATCCGGGCAATCCGAGTGACGACGGCCGGGATGACAGAGGACGAGGCTGCGAGGTTTGCCAACGACCTCACGGGGGTTCTTGGAACGGCGGCAGGCAATTCGTGATGCTCGCCGCTGCGGAAACGAACGGCTTCAGGAGGATGACCATGTTCCACGGCCTCAGCGCCTTTCCGATCACACCGCTGCGCGACGACCGAATCGATGACGCCGCGTTCCGCTCCCTGATCCAGCGCCTCGCAGCATCCGGGGTCGACTCGATCACCGCACTCGGCTCGACGGGCTGCTACGCGTACCTGAGCCGCGAGGAACGGGGAACTGCCATCGCCGCCAGCGTCGCAGAAGCAGGAGACACTCCAGTGTTTGCGGGTATCGGCGGCCTACGGACCAGTCAGGTGCAGCAGCTTGCAGACGACGCGCAGCACGCTGGAGCCGCGGCGGTCCTTCTCGCACCTATGACTTACCAAACCCTCACCAACGACGACGTTTACACCCTCTACGAAGATGTCACGAAGGGACTGTCCGTCCCCCTCATCGTGTATGACAACCCCGGAACAACCCACTTCACCTTCACGGACGAGCTCTACGCCGCAGTGGCGACACTGCCGAACGTCTCCTCGATCAAAATCCCCGGCGTTTCGCTCGGGGCAGACGAGCTCCGGGCGCGCATTGCGGATCTGCGGAGGATCCTTCCTCCGCACGTCACAATTGGCGTTTCCGGGGACGCGTATGGGGCTGCCGGTCTGAACGCAGGCTGCGAGGCCTGGTACTCGGTCATCGCCGGCACCCTCCCTCAGCACCCCCTGGCGATCACGAGGGCTTCTCAGCGCGGCGACGGAGATGAGGCGATCGCGCTCGCTGCACAATGGCAGCCCCTCTGGGTGTTGTTCGCGAAACACGGCAGCCTGCGCGTCACTGCGGCGATCGCCGAAATACTCGAATACGTTCGGCGCCCGTCGCTACCGAGACCCATCCTGGGCCTCAGCGAGGCCGACCGTAATGTGGTCGCCGATGTGCTCCGAACGATCAGCGTGACCTTGTGATCGCGCCTTGAAGCGTCCCGCATAAATCGACCGCTTCCTCATATTGAGGGACCCACTTGGCAATAGGTATTGATCTTAATCGTGGTGCTTGTCGCAGCATCTTCCAGGGCGGTTTCATTCCGTTCTTTGCTCGACTGTTCCGGGCGCCGATGCACCTTGTCGACCCGGAACCGTCGGCTCTCGGACTGCGTTTCAACGAAAACCCTTGGGGCTCCATCGCCACACAGTTGGGCCGGGCTCGCAGGCTGACGGATCCACAATCGAAGATCTCAACCTTGGCGACGACGGATGGGTCAGCATAATGACCGCGAGGGCCGGCTCCTCCAAGTCCGCGGCAGCACCCGACTTCAAGCCAGCGACGTCGTTCTCACCCTCACCGAGCCCGACGCGCAGCTCGACCGCATCTTCGACGCAGGCGCCGACCCTGACTAGAGGACGCTGCCGAGCCGAACTCAATTGTGACAACGTTCTGACAACACTTCTACTAAACCGGAGAGCACTGACATGAGTCGCGGTGAGCCAACGAGCCGCGGAATCACGCAGAATCGTGAAGTCGATGTGGCTGTCGCCCGGGAGGGAATAGAGTTCGAATCCCACGCCCTCCGCTTCAGAATGAGCGCTCGTATCCCAGTGAATTACTGGGGTCTTGGGTCGAAGGCTGGAACGCGAACCGACAATTTGACAACTCACTGACAATAATCGCGCCGTCAGAGTCGAGTCACACACCCCGTTGAAGGCGTACGCGGTCGCCTGCTTCACCCCTTGGGAAGCCTGCCCGCGTTTTCATCTGATCCTTGCTCCCATCATGTGCCACTTCTGGCTTCCGTTTCGTTGTCTTACATTGCCGCCATCGCCGTTACCACCGCATCCGGCGCCGGCGATTTTCGGGACATCGCAGTTACACCCGCGACGCCTCGAGTCCCAGCCGCCTAATACGAGCGGATCCTTTCGAAGCGGCCGGGTCGCGCCAACATCGGCTCACTATGGGGTGCGGCGAAATCCATCACCGCCGAGCGAAGCGAGTCCTGACGGTACCGTGCAGAGGATGCCCAGATGGCTTCTCCCAATCCCCGATCAATTAGGCGATGCTGCGGGTCCGTTGCTCAATGCCTGGCGCACCGTAGGGGTAGTCCGATGGTGCCGGGTCGCTTGCCGCGTCAAGCGATTCGATTTCGTCCGGGTCAAGGTCCAGATCGAATGATTCGATGTTGTGGACAAGCTGGTCCGCGGTGCGAGCGCCCAAAATGATCGAGGCGATTCCGGGCCTGGACGCGAGCCACGCAAGCGCGACGTTCGCCATCGAAACATTTCGCGATTCCGCAATGCGTCTGAGCGCGGCTAGTACGTCCCACGTGCGCGCGAGGTCCTTTCGTCGGCCCCAAGCTTCCATTCCGTCAGCGTCTGGATTTTCGCCGAGCCTCGTATCTCCGTGAGGTGCCAGGTCACGCGTGTACTTGCCAGTGAGCCAGCCGCCACCGAGTGGTGACCACGGCAGCAGGCCGAGACCAGCGTGTCGGGAGGCAGGCAGGATCTCCCACTCGACTTCGCGGACGAGCAAGTTGTATTGGGGTTGCATGGAGACGAGTGGGAAACGACCTTTCGCCTGTGCGGCTGCTGTGGCGATCTGCCAACCAGTGAAGTTCGACAATCCGACGTAGGAGATCTTCCCTGCTCGAACCGCGTCATCAAGGAAGTCGATGCTTTCGTCGATCGGTGTGAGTGGGTCCCAGGCGTGCAGTTGGTACAGGTCGATGTGATCGACCTCTAGCCGGCGTAGCGAACTTTCGAGAGCGCGTCTCAGATGACGCCGTGAGAGGCCCGCATCGCGAGGGTCGACTCCCACGGGAAACCGCGCTTTGCTTGCTAGAAAGACCCGTGATCGCGTTATCGGCTCGAGTGAGCTGAGCCACTCGCCGATGATGCACTCGGAAGCCCCGGAGTTGTAAATGTCTGCGGTCTCGACGAAGTTCCCGCCATGATCGAGGTAGCTCGCAAGCTGTCGTTTGGCTTCATCACCATCGGTGCTGGAGCCAAATGTCATTGTGCCAAGTGCCGCCTGCGAGATGACCGCGCCTGAGCGGCCCAACGTTGTGTATTTCATTCTCAGCTTTCGTTTCCTGGTGTCGCTTTACAGTGTCCGCGGGCGGTACGCGTCGACGAGAACGTCCATCGTTGCGTCCAATTGCCGGTTGACGATGCGACGGCCGGCATCGGCGTCGTGCCATGCAACGATTCCTCGCGCTCCGTCGGTGAACGACATCTGCGGCGCGAACTCCGGCACGAGTTTCTTCACCTTCGTGTTGTCGAACACCATCGAATGGGACTTGTCGCCGAGCAACGCTGCGCCCCACTCGGAGTCGGCTTTCGCGATTGCATCGGAGGCGATGTGGACGAAGTCGGGTTCGACGCCGGCGGCGGCGGCCATCGCGTCGTAGATGTGATTCCACGTCATCGGATCCTCGGATGTGATGTGGAAGGCCTGGCCAATCGCACGCTGGTTTCCGAACAGGCCAACGAGCCCGACCGCAAAATCGCTGCTGTGCGTCATTGTCCAGAGTGATGTTCCGTCTCCGGGTATCACGACCGGCCTGCCCTGTCTCATTCGTTCGATCACCGTCCAACCGCCATCGAAGGGGACCATCGTCTCGTCGTATGTGTGCGACGGTCGGACAATAGTGACGGGCAGGCCCGTCTCGAAGTATTCGTCGAACAGTCGGTTTTCGCAGGCGATCTTCTGTCGCGAATACTTCCAGAACGGATTGCTCAGTGGCGTGAGTTCTGTGATCGGAAGTGAGGCTGGCGGGGTTTGATATGCGGACGCGGAGCTGATGAAGATGTACTGGTCGGTGATGTCCCAGAACAGTTCACTGTCCCGGGCGATATCCGCCGGGGTGAACGCAACCCAGTCGACGACGACGTCGAAGCGAAGCGTGCGGAGTGCAGTTCGGACGTGTTCGGGGTTGTTCACGTCAGCGAGTAGAACGTGCGCACCTGCGGGAGACGTTCGAGCAGAGTTCCCGCGGGTGAGAAGGTACAGTTCCATTCCCCGTTCGATTGCCAATTCCGCGCAGGCGGAACTGATGATGCCGGTGCCACCGACGAAGAGGACCTTGAGTGGGGACACTTACTTGACGCCTCCGGCGGTGAGGCCGCTGACGATGCGGCGTTGGAATATGAGAACGAGTATGAGGAGCGGGACGGTCACGACGACGCCGGCGGCCATTTGAGTGCCGAACGGTTGGCTGTATTGGGAGATACCCGTGAATTGGGCGATGGCGACGGTCACCGGCTGCGAGTCAGGAGTCTGCGACATCGAGTTCGCGATCATGAACTCGTTCCAGGCCGATATGAAGATCAAGATCGCGGTGGTGAACACCCCTGGAACGGCGAGCGGCAGGATGACCCGTCGAAAAGCCTGTATCGGGGTGCAACCGTCGATTCGGGCTGCTTCCTCGAGTTCCCAAGGCATCGCACGGAAGAAGCTGGTCAAGATGTAGATGCCAAGTGGCAAAGAGAAACTGATGTCAGGGATGATCATCGCCTGGTAGGTATCGATCCAACCCAGGTTGGCAAAGAGCTGGAACAAGGGGGTGAGGATGGATGCTCCTGGGAACATCGCTGTCGCCAGGAAGACCGCGAGCACTACCGCCTTTCCTCGAAACTTCAGCCGCGCCAGCGCATACGAGGCGAAGATCCCGAGTATCAGGGCGAGGATCGTGACCGAGCCGGCGATGATCAGGCTGTTCCGAAGTGCGAGCGTGAAGCTGTTTTGGTCGCCGAATACGGCTTCGTAGTTCTGAAGTGTCGGATGGATCGGTATCAGACGGTTGTCGAGGATGTCTTGAGGCCCCTTGAGGCTTGAGACGAGCATCCAGTAGAACGGCAGAACGCAGAACAGCACGAGGAGGACGATCGCCGAATAGAACCAGGCTCGTTGGGCCGCCCGGGGACTATTTGGGCGGGGCGTGCGTTGGCTGGCGGTGGGCTTGATCGCGGTGAGGGTCGTCATGGTTTTTCCTGTCCGCTGACGGCGTTGGCGCCCAGCAGGCGAACGAACAGGTACGCCGTCACGAAGATGAGAATGAAGGTCAGCGTCGAGAGCGCTCCGCCATAGCCTGGTTTCAACTCGCTGAGGGTCGCTCGCACAACCAGGATCGAGAGGGTGGTGGTGCCATTGGCGCCGTGCGTGAGGATCTGCGGGAGATCGTACATTCGCAGCGCATCGAGCATCCTGAACAAGATCGCGACGAGCAGCGCCGGTTTCACCAGTGGCAGCGTGATGAGCCGGAATCGTTGCCAAGCATTCGCGCCGTCGATTCGGGACGCTTCGTAGACCTCCTCGGGAATGATCTGAAGGCCGGCGAGGATCAGGAGGGCGATGAACGGCGCCGTCTTCCACGTGTCGGCCACGATGATCGCGAACCGGCTGGACCATTCAGCGCCTGTCCACACCACGCTCGATCCCGTGACAGCGTTGATGATTCCGGCTGGATCGAAGGCCCATTTCCATAACACAGCCGTGACCGCTGTGGGAATCGCCCACGGGATCAACACCGAAGCGCGGATCAGCCCACGACCGCGGAAGGCCTTGTTCATGACCAGTGCCATCGCGAACCCGATCGCCGTCTCGAGAATGACCGTCACGACCGTGAAGAAGTAGGTCGTTCCGGTTGCGTCCCAGAACTCTGCGCTGTTCTGTCCCCAGAGAGCACTGACATAGTTCGCCAAGCCGACAAACGGTGGTGCGGTTGCGATCGTGTCGCCGAACAGGGATCGGATGATCGCGGCGATGACCGGATACCCGATGATGATCGTGAGCACGAGCATGGCTGGCAATACCAGCCAGAAGGCGAGCCGGCCTTCTTTCGAGTTCTTGACGCGTGGTGCCCGCTCGGGCGTCGTCGTCAGGACGGTTCGTCTTTCATCGACTTCGATGGACACGGCTCGCCTTTCGTGGTTGGAGGTTGCGAGATCGTTCTACTGGATGGCCTGTTTGAGATCTGCCGCCATCTTCGTGATCGCCTGGTCGACCGTGACCTTGCCCTGCAATGCGGCGTACGCGTTCTGCTGGATCGCCAGCGTCACCGCGTTGTAGTTAGCCGTCTTCGGGCGGGGGTTGGCCCCCAGGAGCGAGTCCTTCAATTCGGGGAGGTACGGCGACACTTTCACGAGCGCGGGGTCGCTGTACAGGCTCTGCAATACCGACGCCTGGTTCATGACCGAAACGAGGATCTTCTGGCTCGATGGCGATTGCATCCAGGCGACGAAATCCTTGGCGGTCTTCTGGTGCTTCGAGTACGCGGACACGCCCAGATCGATTCCGCCCAGTGAGGAAACGCCAGGGCCGGCCTTACCGGGAAGGGTCGTCATCTGGAACTTTCCGGCGATCTTCGATGTCTTGTCGCTGGCAGCCGTGTAGACGTATGGCCAGTTGGTCAGGAACAAGGAGTTTCCGCTCAGGAAGGCATCGGCGCTCTGCTGTTCCTGGTACGTGATCGCCGCCGGCTTCACGTCACCCTTCTTGAACAGATCCACGAGATGCTGGAGTCCCGCACGCGCCTCGGGCGAGTCGACGGTGACCGTCTTTCCGTCAGGGCTGAGGAACGAGCCGCCGGCCGAGTTGATCGCCTGCGCGACGTTCACCGTCAGGCCCTCGTACTGGGCGAATTGTCCGCCCGCGTAGCAGGTCATGTTGTGCGCGGTGGCGATCGCGCAATCCGCTTGCATCTCATCCCATGTCTTGGGCGCTTCGGGGATCAGATCCGAACGGAAGTAGAGCAGCTGCGCGTTCGTCATGAACGGTGCGCCGTACATCTTTCCGTTGTACGTGGCGGTATTGACCGCGGCCGGGAGCACGTCGCTGCCGCCTACCTTCGACTTGTCCAACTCCGCAAGCCAACCGTGTGCGGCGAACTCCGAGGTCCAGACGACGTCGTCCCACATCACATCGTATTTGTCGCTCTTGGCTTGAAGATCCTGGATGAATGAGTTTCGCTGGTCGTCAGGGGAGGCCGAAAGTTCGATGAACGTGACCTTCTGATCAGGGTGAAGCTTGTTCCACTGGGCAAGCAGCTGTGGCATGGCGCCGGTCAGGTCTTTGCCTGACGCGAATGTGATCGGGCCGACACCGCTGTTGCTGGTGGCGCTACCGGACGCGCAACCGGCCAACGCCCCGGCGACCAGCGACGCCGCAGCCAACGTGAACGCGACGGCCTTAACTTGCTTATGCACGATGTCTCTCCTATGAGTTGCTGTGCTCGACTCGATGTTCCGTCGGAAACAAATCGGTCGAAGTGCGCCGAATGACTCACTGCCAATCAGGATGCATGGGCCGGGAACCGATGTCAAGTAATCGGTTACTTTGCAATCTCGAATGTAACGAAATCGAAAGCTATGGCAGCGCACTCGCTGGAAGATTCCAGCTAATGCAGAGTACGAACCCAGCACGTAATCGGTTACAGTAGCGATGCGGGCAGATCACGGCGCCAGCGCGTGATGGAGAGCATTCCCGCGAGAGACGAGGACCGGGTGGGAGTTACTGTCAAAGATCTTGCGCGTGTCGCGGGTGTCTCGACTGCTACGGTGTCGCGCGCACTTCGCGGCTTCGACTCGGTCGATCCCGTGATCCGTCAACACGTCCTCGACGTAGCGAGCCGTCTGGACTACGTCGCCTCGCCCGCCGCCGCGGCATTGTCGACCGGCAAGGCCGGAAGCATCGGAATCATCACCCCGTTCGTCGATCGACTGGCTTTTCTGCGAATGCTCAAGGGGATCGAGAGCGAAATGCGGGCGGCGAACATGGATCTGCTTCTGCACTGCACCGGAGACCCGAGTGACCCTCACCCGGTGCCCCCGCACAAGCGGCTCGCCCGACGAGTGGACGGGTTTCTGGTGCTGTCGGTCTCGGCCGAAAGCCCTGACCTCGAGGGGATTCTGAAGCTCGGGATGCCCGTCACGATATTCGGTTCGACCGGGCCGCGTGCGTCGAACATCAACATCGACGATCGGGCTGGAGCCGCCAGCGCGATGGACCACCTCCTCGAGCGGGGCCATCAGCGGATCGGAGTCATTTACGGTCGCGAACTCGACAACCCGATCGTTCTCGAACATCAGAGGTATCTCGGCTGCCTCGACGCGATGAAGCGTGCGGGACTCCCTCTGAACGATCGTCTCCAGGTGCCCGGTGACTACACGATTGCGGGCGGTGAGCGGGCGATGACGCAGCTTCTCGACTCGGATGAACCACCCACCGCCGTGTTCGCGTTCTCTGACGAGATGGCGTTCGGGGCGATCCAGGCAATGAAGAACCGCGGCGTCAGACCCGGGCGCGACATCGCGATAATCGGATACGACGGGCATGAGATCTCGGCCGTGCTCGACTTGAGCACGATCAGTGTTCCGTTCGAGCTGATCGGAGCTACGGCGGCGCACGACCTTCTGCGGGAACTCGGAGCGCCGACGGAGCGGCGGACCGCGAAGGTCTTCCCGACTCAACTGATCGCGCGCGCCACGACTTCGCAGGCATCCGTCGGTTAGCGCGACTCGGCGCGCAGCGTGAGGCCCACGCAAAAGACCTACGCGGGCGTAGCGAGGGAGGATCGTCGCACCACCGGCATGGGAATCAGCGTCTCTCCGTTGTTTTCGCCGGAGAGCAGAAGTTCGACCGCCTGTCGCCCCATCTGCTCATGGGGGAGACCGACCGTCGTCAATCCGGGACGAAGGTATGCGGCCAATTCGTCGTTGTCGAATGAGACGACGGAGACGTCATCTGGCACAGACAGCCCGGATTCGGCCAGTGCCTGGTAGGCGCCGAAGGCGATTCGGTCGTTCATGCACAGCAGTGCCCGAACCTCCGGGTGTTCGACGAGCAGCGATTTCGTAGCGACGTATCCGTCTTCAGGTTCCCAGAGCCAGATCGATTTCTCCGCGATGAATTCGAGTGCGTTCTCGGCCATCGCCGAGCGGATTCCTGCGATTCGGCGCGCGACTGTCGCAGATCGGAACATGTTAC
It encodes the following:
- a CDS encoding aminotransferase class I/II-fold pyridoxal phosphate-dependent enzyme, which translates into the protein MAVFEGITGSAASEIAESIRAQVDRGDLGPGVALPSIRDLAEHLAVNRNTVAAAYAQLAGAGLVESRRRGGTVVLGVPLLEAEGVSSDAATTNLASGNPDRLLLPSLGRFLGGGYVPPLYGSSPVSENLGAWVERHMVPDVEGECDLVVTHGAVDAVERLLGAYLTRGDLVAVEDPCFLSSIGTLRLNGFRTAAVLVDAEGMVPGALEAALRAGARAVICTPRAQNPTGASITAGRSHSLSAILEAFPDVLVIEDDHFSAISDAPYRRITPASSRRWALVRSVSKFLGPDLRVALVLSDPETSRRLGARLSSATTWVSHILQNAVATMLADQGTIQLLGKARATYSRRSSRLISELRRHGIEVAGPADGLNVWIPLGGREPRVVDALRARGWAVRAGSAFSVSDHPIRAIRVTTAGMTEDEAARFANDLTGVLGTAAGNS
- a CDS encoding carbohydrate ABC transporter permease, encoding MSSLTASQTRLDRRPRRSRPAIASHLFLLLLMAAFLAPVVWTLVSAFKPANDIISNPLGFNPSAFTFENYRQMFADVPIGSGFLNTAVVLVFKGTITLLFAPLAGYAFAKYDFRFKSLLFGTVMVTLTLPIIVLIIPMLLEMKELGWINTYQALILPGSIDAFAIFWMRQVISSVPDELLDAARVDGCGEFGIYWRVVLPVIRPGIAGLAVLTVMNVYNDFVWPVVATTATNRQTLQVVLSTLAQNITGNKIGADYAHVTGELLAASSIALVPLLIIFIVLQKHFISGLLAGSVKG
- a CDS encoding dihydrodipicolinate synthase family protein, whose protein sequence is MFHGLSAFPITPLRDDRIDDAAFRSLIQRLAASGVDSITALGSTGCYAYLSREERGTAIAASVAEAGDTPVFAGIGGLRTSQVQQLADDAQHAGAAAVLLAPMTYQTLTNDDVYTLYEDVTKGLSVPLIVYDNPGTTHFTFTDELYAAVATLPNVSSIKIPGVSLGADELRARIADLRRILPPHVTIGVSGDAYGAAGLNAGCEAWYSVIAGTLPQHPLAITRASQRGDGDEAIALAAQWQPLWVLFAKHGSLRVTAAIAEILEYVRRPSLPRPILGLSEADRNVVADVLRTISVTL
- a CDS encoding antibiotic biosynthesis monooxygenase family protein → MYTSTFSFQAKPYDDEFHRLNSEIAERARTIPGFLGEEAWSNDENGLYSEVYYWESLESLHQLIGMDTHREAKRQHERWIGPHRVVIAEVKSTYGDAGLGLEHVPASDSAPSH
- a CDS encoding glycoside hydrolase family 2 protein — its product is MSTAIDLKGTPLMASPLPKPEYPRPDFDRSSRWLSLNGSWEFEAGDRRTTISVPFAWETEASGVALTWLENARYSREITIPAEWDGSRVFLCFGAVHHRATVAIDGIVVGIHEGGYTSFEFDLSTHLTAGSTGILTVDVEAPSDKRCIPHGKQRSFPRDDYDGVSFTPSSGIWQSVWLEPRGRTYASSVVVRGDSLDGFEVTVRVDGDAPDGAEVTVAVVSGHEHMQLVADSHGNARGFLRIAHPQLWSPDDPYLYLLRVDVAGQDSVTVTSGLRSFETRGEELYLNGERFYMRGVLDQGYWPATGITAPDDTALVTDIRLAHEAGFNLIRKHLKFEEPRWLHWADRMGMLVWAEPASTSRFSPEAARNFEAQIDDMVCRDGNHPSIVIWGLYNEEWGLDWDIPGDAARTAAVVSAYERLACLDSSRPIVDNSGWAHVKTDLADWHYYDEHPASWAKNVAGIASGERESFPVPLGPGFVVDKSIYADDSVPRSGIPLVNSEYGGGFTSIERAWHVRWQTQELRRHDRIAGYVYTELADVEHESAGLFTASRERKDLGGMNAADHNADTVIVLDLVPVQAGTDIEPPQTTTEFVVRVSHHGRETLSGRIFGAWTLAGQPVECVTDPQTCSDVFAVEPFVVSEPTTIMVPPPPSDRHRRLALWFSGPDDDVRARTFVDAGPLEVTAR